One window of Bdellovibrionales bacterium genomic DNA carries:
- a CDS encoding tetratricopeptide repeat protein has protein sequence MFSAVFGGIFLGGLSVANAEKMSAQTQDMVIDRLERVLSAMDKTDASWLPTEQRLADLLSERARLRFMQEVEANCESCKGSKADRLKAVAIYEDLLKEVKLNDHGPILFQLAHLQEMAGQSDKAIALYERILKEAKTKNTSEEIVARSHSSLGDLLFQKAKYKEALGHYEVALKYKNLEGRGLVIYNMAWCQLNLDQLNAGIATMEGLLKKPELIVRENNEGIKYDPVFHNDIIKDLATFYARRPITSKEITSYEAFSPKESRKDLLLHFASEADRLGQKKAAATIYNRYLEDTTLTQEERLAAFVKLAQVNYDGGETSKSTQDFAKAAQEYQKNCKDASKCQELEKTMKRYVTELHRSKKLKPDADLLNSYLIYSKTFPNDTEMAQRGAQVADNMGKHAVAMQFFRSVSNNKETKPEVQKTALLSEISTAEKSQNPVLQKAAYEHYLEVAPKGDKSFEVRYQMAYLTYRQKNHRDASQAFYVLAMDKSGPANLRKKSADLSLDCLAQMKYEDSLEDWAWQYAEAFPKDRTEYSTMARKALMNRVARIANDKNASNSDLSKSLEQMQKANMAGATAAEKTLLYTNMSIVAQRLNNDDVYVRSLQSLMAQPGLSEERREESLGKIVAFHEKKLDFKNAYLTALKMKFKGMKSADKELRLGTLADLANLNPTGHYKKALASGLKGQSARSVRSRLVLLSPNPVRELKAQAPELAKDAGLLNEITLLVYARTGDKKGLKSVLAMKELRRQSAPNFIAKQDFYSDVISFKARIARHQLNVKSDSAMQRTIKERIKLLKEADKTLAESLKFKDVTAQLLALNVVSSENDRMVRDLVALPVPKKLTAAEQKQYLDILKQQSKPYYVKAKFSQQRESEIWERSPAISQLLTDFSTVRPEIKKLLRREMNLLAALPSNSRNHSAVEKALNEGTLSWDDLVSARKTVAQNPDNVSDIEKLKNLETKIGHPLMPSYLEARLSRIQRGKSL, from the coding sequence ATTTTTAGTGCAGTCTTTGGCGGTATCTTCCTGGGCGGCCTCTCTGTGGCTAACGCTGAGAAAATGAGCGCGCAAACTCAGGACATGGTTATAGACAGACTCGAACGCGTCCTTTCTGCCATGGACAAAACCGATGCTTCTTGGTTGCCGACGGAGCAACGTCTTGCGGACTTGCTCTCAGAGCGCGCCCGCCTCCGCTTCATGCAAGAAGTTGAAGCCAATTGCGAATCTTGCAAAGGCTCGAAAGCAGATCGCCTGAAAGCCGTTGCAATCTATGAAGACCTTTTAAAAGAAGTTAAATTGAACGATCACGGTCCAATTTTGTTCCAGCTTGCCCACTTGCAAGAGATGGCAGGTCAATCGGATAAAGCGATCGCTCTGTACGAACGCATCTTGAAAGAAGCTAAAACCAAGAATACCTCTGAAGAGATCGTCGCTCGTTCTCATTCAAGCCTTGGTGACCTTCTTTTCCAAAAAGCAAAATACAAAGAAGCTCTCGGCCATTATGAAGTGGCTCTTAAATATAAAAACCTCGAAGGCCGCGGCTTAGTGATTTATAACATGGCTTGGTGCCAGTTGAATTTGGATCAACTCAATGCTGGTATCGCGACAATGGAAGGCTTGTTGAAAAAGCCTGAGCTCATCGTTCGCGAAAACAACGAAGGCATTAAGTACGACCCTGTTTTCCACAACGACATCATCAAGGACTTAGCGACGTTCTATGCTCGCCGTCCGATCACCTCTAAAGAAATCACAAGCTACGAAGCCTTCTCACCAAAAGAGAGCCGTAAAGACTTGCTCTTGCACTTTGCTTCTGAAGCCGATCGTCTCGGTCAGAAGAAAGCCGCTGCAACGATCTACAACCGCTACTTGGAAGACACAACTCTGACTCAAGAAGAACGTCTTGCAGCTTTCGTGAAGCTTGCGCAAGTCAACTACGATGGTGGCGAAACAAGCAAGTCGACTCAAGACTTCGCTAAAGCTGCTCAGGAATACCAAAAGAATTGCAAAGACGCTTCGAAGTGCCAAGAACTCGAAAAGACAATGAAACGTTATGTTACGGAGCTTCACCGTTCTAAAAAACTCAAACCCGATGCCGATTTGCTGAACTCTTACCTCATCTACAGCAAGACATTCCCGAATGATACGGAGATGGCTCAGCGTGGGGCTCAAGTCGCTGACAATATGGGAAAACATGCGGTTGCAATGCAGTTCTTCCGTTCAGTCAGTAACAACAAAGAAACAAAACCTGAAGTGCAAAAGACCGCTCTGTTGAGCGAGATCTCAACGGCTGAGAAATCTCAAAATCCTGTATTGCAAAAAGCTGCTTACGAACACTACCTCGAAGTGGCGCCTAAAGGCGATAAGAGCTTTGAAGTTCGTTACCAAATGGCTTACTTAACTTACCGACAGAAGAATCATCGTGATGCTTCACAAGCCTTCTATGTGCTCGCGATGGATAAATCGGGTCCTGCGAACCTTCGTAAGAAGTCTGCGGATCTTTCACTCGATTGCTTAGCGCAAATGAAATACGAAGACAGCCTAGAAGACTGGGCTTGGCAATATGCTGAGGCCTTTCCGAAAGATCGTACCGAGTATTCAACAATGGCTCGTAAGGCCTTGATGAACCGTGTCGCTCGCATTGCAAATGACAAGAACGCAAGCAACTCAGACCTGAGCAAGTCTTTGGAGCAAATGCAAAAAGCTAATATGGCGGGCGCAACGGCTGCTGAGAAGACTTTGCTCTATACAAATATGAGCATCGTGGCTCAACGCTTGAACAATGACGACGTTTACGTTCGCTCATTGCAGTCTTTGATGGCTCAACCTGGTTTGTCGGAAGAACGTCGTGAAGAAAGCCTCGGTAAAATCGTTGCTTTCCACGAAAAGAAACTCGATTTCAAAAACGCTTACCTCACTGCTTTGAAAATGAAATTCAAAGGTATGAAGTCTGCGGATAAAGAATTGCGCTTGGGGACTCTTGCTGATCTGGCGAATTTGAACCCAACTGGCCACTATAAGAAAGCCTTGGCTTCTGGTCTTAAAGGTCAGAGCGCTCGCTCTGTCAGATCACGCCTGGTATTGCTCTCGCCAAACCCAGTTCGTGAGTTGAAAGCTCAAGCTCCTGAATTGGCTAAAGACGCAGGCCTTTTAAACGAAATCACTTTGTTGGTTTATGCTCGCACAGGCGATAAAAAGGGTTTGAAGTCGGTTCTTGCGATGAAGGAACTCCGCCGTCAATCGGCTCCGAACTTCATTGCTAAACAGGATTTCTACTCTGACGTTATTTCGTTTAAAGCACGTATCGCTCGTCACCAGTTGAACGTTAAATCAGATTCTGCCATGCAGAGAACGATCAAAGAGCGTATTAAGCTCCTGAAAGAAGCTGATAAAACATTGGCTGAAAGCTTGAAGTTCAAAGACGTGACAGCTCAATTGCTGGCTTTGAACGTGGTTTCTTCTGAGAACGACCGCATGGTCCGTGACCTCGTGGCATTGCCGGTTCCTAAGAAGTTAACTGCTGCAGAGCAAAAGCAATACCTCGATATCTTGAAGCAACAATCAAAACCTTACTATGTGAAAGCGAAGTTCTCGCAACAACGTGAGTCTGAGATCTGGGAACGCTCTCCAGCGATTTCACAGTTACTCACAGATTTCTCCACAGTTCGTCCTGAGATCAAAAAACTTCTTCGCCGCGAAATGAACTTGCTGGCTGCTTTGCCTAGCAATAGCCGCAACCACAGCGCCGTCGAGAAAGCTTTGAACGAAGGCACTTTGAGTTGGGATGACTTGGTTTCTGCGCGCAAAACGGTGGCGCAAAACCCTGATAACGTGAGTGATATTGAAAAATTGAAAAATCTAGAGACGAAAATCGGCCACCCGCTGATGCCTTCGTACCTGGAAGCTCGTTTAAGTCGAATTCAGAGAGGAAAAAGCCTATGA
- a CDS encoding biopolymer transporter ExbD: MNTNTFITQRRSPLMQAMSLKKDGKKTSHGKELGLALPLTSLIDAFCIIVIYLLIGTQTTGVESKIPGQMSLPTAEHSQALEKEIATLKIEKGNYFLNEKPVPRTSLGTKLAELKKSTKEAMELLVQADTNMEYADLDPLLRAGSEAGIEKLRFAVIPTK, from the coding sequence ATGAATACCAATACATTCATCACACAACGTCGTTCACCCCTCATGCAAGCCATGTCTTTGAAGAAAGACGGTAAGAAAACTTCGCATGGCAAAGAACTCGGTCTTGCGCTGCCTTTGACTTCTTTGATCGACGCTTTTTGTATTATCGTGATTTATCTTCTCATCGGCACACAAACGACGGGTGTTGAGAGCAAGATCCCTGGCCAAATGAGCTTGCCAACGGCTGAGCACAGCCAGGCACTCGAGAAAGAAATTGCCACTCTCAAAATCGAGAAAGGCAATTACTTCTTGAATGAAAAGCCTGTGCCTCGCACTTCATTGGGCACAAAGCTCGCTGAACTTAAAAAATCGACGAAAGAGGCTATGGAACTTTTGGTTCAAGCCGACACAAACATGGAATACGCAGACCTCGATCCTCTCTTGAGAGCAGGTTCTGAGGCCGGTATTGAAAAACTCCGCTTTGCGGTCATTCCCACAAAATGA
- a CDS encoding biopolymer transporter ExbD codes for MKKELNFELNILPVLDILSVLICFLLLTAVWLQLGSIDTKQAIGDNSTAGQKNPPSLWVVLTKDGNVQLSLRDVPQIKNLEDTIVKTATGVNWTALEAKIQALRAQVPELKTSIVRPEARASYGDVIRIMDQLKKNQFDGVGLSPLG; via the coding sequence ATGAAAAAAGAACTTAACTTCGAATTAAACATCTTGCCAGTTCTCGATATCCTTTCGGTTCTGATCTGCTTCTTGCTGCTCACCGCAGTTTGGTTGCAACTCGGATCGATCGATACGAAGCAAGCCATCGGCGACAATTCCACGGCTGGACAGAAAAATCCTCCGTCGCTCTGGGTTGTTTTAACGAAGGACGGTAACGTTCAACTTTCTCTTCGTGACGTACCCCAAATCAAAAACTTGGAAGACACGATCGTGAAAACAGCTACCGGCGTAAACTGGACGGCGCTTGAAGCTAAGATTCAAGCGCTCCGTGCTCAGGTGCCGGAACTGAAAACAAGTATCGTTCGCCCCGAAGCCCGCGCTTCTTACGGCGATGTGATCCGTATCATGGATCAGCTTAAGAAAAATCAATTCGACGGAGTGGGCTTGTCCCCACTTGGGTAG
- a CDS encoding MotA/TolQ/ExbB proton channel family protein — protein MEFFLSLGRAFTSSDAIWMWAILAAQIVSMAIIIERAVALFMKRKDNQKALSKVIADDIKAGNLEKALRRSQQIGQTEPLGVVAAAGIQAAIDMGGKEEIQLKMDEILLEETTRVEKRIGFLAMFANVATLMGLLGTITGLIHSFAGISNANAAEKATILSSGISLAMNTTAYGLVVAVPALIMYAVLQNRATRLTEDLNKAALNLFIQLGFHYSPVTDKKSKN, from the coding sequence ATGGAATTCTTTTTATCACTTGGTCGCGCATTTACATCATCTGACGCTATCTGGATGTGGGCTATTTTAGCCGCTCAGATCGTGTCCATGGCAATCATCATCGAAAGAGCGGTCGCTCTCTTCATGAAACGCAAAGACAACCAGAAGGCCCTTTCTAAGGTCATCGCCGACGATATCAAAGCCGGTAACCTTGAGAAAGCTCTTCGCAGATCTCAGCAAATCGGTCAAACAGAACCCCTCGGTGTGGTTGCTGCTGCCGGTATCCAAGCTGCCATCGATATGGGCGGCAAAGAAGAGATCCAACTCAAGATGGACGAAATTCTTCTCGAGGAAACGACTCGCGTAGAAAAACGCATCGGCTTCTTGGCGATGTTCGCCAACGTTGCAACTCTGATGGGTCTCTTGGGTACAATCACTGGTTTGATTCACTCATTCGCTGGTATCTCCAACGCCAATGCTGCTGAAAAAGCAACGATCCTGTCATCAGGGATCTCTTTGGCAATGAACACGACAGCTTACGGTCTGGTCGTCGCAGTCCCTGCTTTGATCATGTACGCCGTTTTGCAAAACCGTGCGACTCGTTTAACTGAGGATCTTAACAAAGCCGCTTTGAACCTTTTCATTCAATTGGGCTTTCACTACTCCCCAGTAACAGACAAGAAATCAAAGAACTAA
- a CDS encoding HAMP domain-containing histidine kinase has product MLNLSRQRAALFLIVSIACCYALFMLATVFFYEKTQLAKNARGTISLLSDSLITDLNEGNYRKYLETLSNRETDFGFVKNIVLKNNIDNTIIESQSNSDSFVCDGKEYEFQKDNLLICLYPNTSIAVQFNIELHSFILFKNPLFLTIAIANILFACAFIFFFISVLKIYLDGLLVYLTSLSFGEEKTNLIVPEDFQLVSKPIQSLLQKVQTLNLQIEDQTKLNTLLDVSRQVAHDIRSPLSALTIAVRSLDEKAEEKDLIINASKRIEQIANDLLTKAKVNPKVELHSKNDLFLDLNATVSEIVMEKKLIFSKITMDLDANSNNRTVVGNKGDFSRVLSNLLNNSIEAINTKVDGELSVFTRFYNDFAQVTIIDNGPGIEAEILKNLGTKGLSHGKISGSGLGIYHAKNYLNSIQGKFTITSQLGQGTNVTLTIPLRPK; this is encoded by the coding sequence TTGCTTAATCTAAGTCGCCAGCGTGCAGCTCTCTTTTTAATAGTATCAATCGCATGTTGTTACGCTCTTTTTATGTTGGCGACAGTGTTCTTTTACGAAAAGACACAACTGGCAAAAAATGCCAGAGGTACTATTTCATTGTTAAGTGATTCATTAATCACAGATTTGAATGAAGGAAACTATAGAAAATATCTCGAGACTTTAAGTAATCGTGAGACAGATTTTGGCTTTGTTAAAAATATAGTCCTTAAAAATAACATCGATAATACAATCATCGAATCTCAATCTAATTCTGATAGTTTTGTATGTGATGGCAAAGAGTATGAATTTCAGAAAGACAATTTGCTGATCTGTCTTTATCCGAATACGTCAATTGCAGTACAGTTTAATATCGAGCTACACAGTTTTATTTTATTTAAAAATCCATTATTTTTAACTATCGCTATTGCAAACATTCTATTTGCATGTGCATTTATCTTTTTCTTTATTTCGGTCCTGAAAATTTATCTTGATGGTCTTCTGGTTTACCTAACGAGCCTCTCCTTTGGCGAAGAAAAAACTAATTTGATTGTGCCCGAGGACTTCCAACTTGTATCAAAGCCAATTCAGTCTCTCCTTCAAAAGGTTCAAACACTCAATCTGCAAATTGAAGATCAGACAAAATTAAATACTCTTTTAGATGTCTCCCGTCAGGTTGCACATGATATTCGTTCTCCACTTTCCGCACTTACTATCGCAGTTAGAAGTCTTGACGAAAAAGCTGAAGAAAAGGATCTAATAATTAACGCCAGCAAGCGAATAGAGCAAATTGCCAACGACCTTCTAACGAAGGCCAAGGTTAATCCTAAAGTGGAGCTCCATTCTAAGAACGATCTATTTCTCGATCTAAATGCGACTGTTAGTGAAATTGTAATGGAGAAAAAATTGATTTTTTCGAAAATTACGATGGACTTAGATGCAAATTCTAATAATAGAACAGTCGTCGGAAATAAAGGCGATTTTTCTAGGGTACTTTCAAATTTGCTCAATAACTCCATTGAAGCTATCAATACGAAAGTAGACGGAGAGCTTTCCGTATTTACCCGTTTTTATAATGATTTTGCTCAGGTAACTATCATTGATAATGGTCCGGGGATTGAGGCTGAAATTCTAAAAAACCTTGGTACTAAAGGCTTATCTCACGGAAAGATTTCAGGTTCCGGCTTAGGTATCTACCATGCCAAAAACTATCTCAATAGCATCCAAGGCAAATTCACAATCACTTCTCAGCTTGGCCAAGGCACTAACGTAACCCTTACCATTCCCCTTCGCCCCAAATAA
- a CDS encoding YcaO-like family protein: MGLGSSQPISLQLNAYLDQFQGIEKYKTAFGEFKENFNTHLDSGSIKLFEYYNSPFKPKFHWYGCSLNTHASSGEAFHRNKAIIRALGELYERIPIFKGLEEAHSVGDGSTYLRKVPVLMDSNGLSFGLNIKEALLRSYKELVERHVVLDYWGKKTPVQKITKFNRYSVDSFLYKYQAHIKCRFLNLKNDLGFHVVVCNLHRNDRPPYNIFGYGSSENIDSAMEKAFLEAWRFFWNFQIQTESSKTGAPKNVITCEDHFDYYCYNKIDPSEVFALGSASPMTAPPLKIDDLFWFDLSGIGYAGYSLKVQRNDFHPFTSGKLKTGFYKRVLGEVHPIA, encoded by the coding sequence TTGGGATTGGGTTCAAGCCAACCAATAAGCCTCCAATTAAATGCCTATCTTGATCAATTCCAAGGAATAGAGAAATACAAGACGGCATTTGGCGAATTCAAAGAGAATTTTAATACACACCTGGATAGCGGCAGTATTAAGCTCTTTGAGTATTACAATTCACCTTTTAAACCAAAATTTCATTGGTATGGTTGCTCTTTAAACACGCACGCTTCCAGCGGTGAAGCATTTCATAGAAATAAAGCGATTATTAGAGCACTTGGTGAGCTTTACGAAAGAATCCCCATTTTCAAGGGTTTGGAAGAAGCTCACTCCGTTGGTGATGGTAGTACTTACCTAAGAAAAGTTCCAGTTTTAATGGATTCCAATGGCCTAAGTTTTGGATTGAACATTAAAGAGGCTTTACTAAGGAGCTACAAAGAACTTGTTGAGAGACATGTAGTGCTCGATTACTGGGGCAAAAAAACTCCAGTTCAAAAAATTACTAAATTTAATAGGTACTCAGTCGATTCATTTCTTTATAAATACCAAGCACACATTAAATGTCGTTTTCTCAATTTGAAAAATGATCTGGGATTTCATGTAGTGGTTTGTAACCTTCATCGCAACGATCGGCCTCCATATAATATATTTGGTTATGGCAGCAGCGAAAATATAGATTCAGCAATGGAAAAAGCTTTTTTGGAGGCATGGAGATTTTTTTGGAACTTCCAAATTCAGACAGAGTCTTCGAAAACTGGGGCACCCAAAAATGTTATTACGTGTGAGGATCACTTTGATTATTATTGCTATAACAAAATTGATCCAAGTGAAGTTTTTGCTTTGGGCTCTGCATCTCCGATGACTGCGCCACCGCTTAAAATAGATGACCTATTTTGGTTTGATCTTAGTGGTATCGGATATGCTGGCTATAGCTTAAAAGTTCAACGCAATGATTTTCATCCTTTTACATCAGGTAAGCTAAAAACCGGTTTTTACAAAAGAGTTTTAGGAGAGGTACATCCCATTGCTTAA
- a CDS encoding trypsin-like serine protease, with translation MKNTALVITILATLIGTASVSFGDTKTCAQNLTVKSGLSKLPALKSYYVVSEFKGPVGHLDNDQRQPLDRIKNPEYNGIGAIDTKLGRGSAWLGNECLVWTAKHVLGRNQKVLGQKVTFNVGQSQTPGKDFEYSIEGEVVASGNPDANRADNGAEDWALIKLKKSFNDKLEKGISQRIPKITTAQYSVEDAQTCKTLEVAGYPGEKSVKNLWWQGNCSLDTSMSGLTAFNVSCPVTPGNSGGPLLCREADGSLRAIGVMNQQVASATRGLAVNFTADWANAKAAYQKYKDTCN, from the coding sequence ATGAAAAACACAGCTTTAGTTATCACAATCTTGGCAACTCTGATCGGCACTGCAAGTGTATCATTTGGAGACACTAAAACTTGTGCTCAAAACCTCACTGTGAAAAGCGGTCTTTCGAAGTTGCCTGCTTTGAAGAGCTACTATGTTGTATCTGAATTCAAAGGACCAGTTGGTCACTTGGACAATGATCAGCGCCAACCTCTCGATAGAATCAAGAATCCAGAATACAACGGTATTGGAGCGATTGACACGAAACTTGGTCGTGGCTCTGCGTGGTTAGGAAATGAATGCCTTGTTTGGACTGCAAAGCATGTTCTTGGCAGAAATCAGAAAGTACTCGGTCAAAAAGTGACTTTCAACGTTGGTCAAAGTCAAACTCCCGGCAAAGATTTTGAATATTCAATTGAGGGTGAGGTTGTTGCTTCTGGTAACCCTGATGCTAATCGTGCCGACAATGGCGCAGAGGATTGGGCACTTATTAAGCTCAAAAAATCTTTCAATGATAAGTTAGAAAAAGGTATTAGCCAAAGAATCCCAAAAATCACAACTGCCCAATATAGTGTTGAAGACGCACAAACTTGCAAAACTCTTGAAGTAGCAGGCTACCCAGGTGAAAAATCAGTAAAAAATCTCTGGTGGCAAGGCAACTGTTCTTTAGATACATCTATGAGTGGACTTACAGCATTCAATGTTAGTTGTCCTGTAACACCAGGCAACTCTGGCGGTCCTCTGCTTTGCAGAGAAGCTGATGGTTCGTTAAGAGCAATCGGCGTAATGAATCAGCAAGTTGCTTCGGCGACAAGAGGCTTAGCAGTAAATTTCACAGCTGACTGGGCAAACGCAAAGGCTGCCTACCAAAAGTATAAAGACACTTGTAACTAG